Proteins co-encoded in one Astyanax mexicanus isolate ESR-SI-001 chromosome 1, AstMex3_surface, whole genome shotgun sequence genomic window:
- the rab11al gene encoding RAB11a, member RAS oncogene family, like, translated as MTGREEEYDYLFKVVLIGDSGVGKSNLLSRFTRNEFNLESKSTIGVEFATRSIQVEGKTVKAQIWDTAGQERYRAITSAYYRGAVGALLVYDIAKHLTYENAERWLKELQDHADSNIVIMLVGNKSDLRHLRAVPTDEAKAFAEKHGLSFLETSALDSSNVELAFQTILTAIYRIVSQRQISGRGEADFSPNSNVVPITVQPTQSSAKQTVCCQNN; from the exons TGGTGCTGATTGGAGACTCTGGTGTCGGGAAGAGTAACCTGCTGTCCCGTTTTACGCGCAATGAGTTTAACCTGGAGAGCAAAAGCACCATCGGTGTGGAGTTTGCCACCCGCAGCATCCAGGTAGAGGGCAAGACTGTCAAAGCTCAAATCTGGGACACCGCGGGCCAGGAGAGATACCGTGCCATCACCTCAGC ATACTACCGTGGTGCAGTGGGTGCTCTCCTGGTGTACGACATCGCAAAGCATTTGACGTACGAAAATGCAGAGCGTTGGCTGAAGGAGCTACAGGACCATGCTGACAGCAACATCGTCATCATGCTGGTGGGCAACAAAAGCGACCTGCGGCACCTGAGGGCCGTGCCAACAGACGAGGCCAAGGCATTTGCAG AGAAACATGGGCTTTCTTTCCTTGAGACTTCTGCTTTGGACTCTTCTAATGTAGAGCTCGCTTTTCAAACCATTCTTACAG caatCTATCGCATCGTTTCTCAGAGGCAGATATCAGGGCGTGGCGAAGCTGATTTCTCCCCCAACTCCAACGTAGTGCCCATCACAGTGCAGCCCACCCAGAGCTCCGCCAAGCAAACCGTCTGCTGCCAGAACAACTGA